Proteins encoded within one genomic window of Sphingomonas sp. NBWT7:
- a CDS encoding cell envelope biogenesis protein TolA, translated as MERAERIGLGIAGAGHLILFGLLSVGFLATPNPDKLKQTPIEVSLVKDVGLEATAPQAAEQPAPSIAPETGEPDYAAPPAPAEQPAPEPAPAPPPPAPQPKPAPPQPAPKAAPKVEPKPKPAPPKPQPAPKPVEKPKPAPKPRPNPAAERAAAKKAEAALAEAAAKRAAAAAQAKAAAAARAQAAADARAKAAADAKAKAAAAAKARGSGTDSKSAASRPRGGRLGDDFLKGLTTEPSTSKSQAPRAAKIDGRALASIVQAIARQIQPCADRQVDPGPGANQIVTTLNLRLNANGTLAATPTVVRQRGLTDENERYAQRVKDLGIAAFKGCSPLKLPAEYYDTPNGGWNNINFNWKLR; from the coding sequence ATGGAGCGGGCCGAACGCATCGGGCTGGGCATCGCCGGGGCGGGACATCTGATCCTGTTCGGGCTGCTGTCGGTCGGCTTTCTCGCGACGCCCAATCCCGACAAGCTGAAGCAGACGCCGATCGAGGTGAGCCTGGTCAAGGACGTCGGGTTGGAGGCCACCGCGCCGCAGGCGGCGGAGCAACCCGCGCCATCGATCGCGCCCGAGACGGGCGAGCCCGACTATGCAGCGCCGCCCGCGCCGGCCGAACAGCCGGCGCCCGAGCCCGCGCCGGCCCCGCCGCCGCCTGCGCCGCAGCCCAAGCCCGCGCCGCCGCAGCCGGCGCCCAAGGCGGCGCCGAAGGTGGAACCCAAGCCGAAGCCCGCGCCGCCCAAGCCGCAGCCTGCGCCCAAGCCGGTCGAAAAGCCCAAGCCCGCGCCCAAGCCTCGGCCAAATCCAGCGGCGGAACGCGCCGCCGCCAAGAAGGCCGAGGCGGCGCTGGCCGAGGCAGCGGCGAAGCGCGCGGCGGCTGCCGCCCAGGCCAAGGCCGCTGCGGCCGCGCGGGCGCAGGCTGCTGCGGACGCACGCGCGAAGGCTGCGGCAGACGCGAAGGCCAAGGCGGCCGCGGCGGCCAAGGCGCGCGGATCGGGAACCGACAGCAAGTCGGCCGCGTCGCGGCCGCGCGGCGGGCGGCTCGGCGACGATTTCCTCAAGGGGCTGACGACCGAACCGTCGACGAGCAAGAGCCAGGCGCCGCGCGCGGCGAAGATCGACGGGCGGGCGCTGGCGTCGATCGTCCAGGCGATCGCGCGGCAGATCCAGCCGTGCGCCGATCGGCAGGTCGATCCCGGCCCCGGCGCGAACCAGATCGTGACGACGCTGAACCTGCGGCTCAACGCCAACGGCACGCTCGCCGCGACGCCGACGGTGGTGCGCCAGCGCGGGCTGACCGACGAGAACGAGCGCTATGCCCAGCGCGTCAAGGACCTGGGCATCGCCGCGTTCAAGGGCTGTTCGCCGCTGAAGCTGCCGGCGGAATATTATGACACGCCGAATGGTGGGTGGAACAACATCAATTTCAACTGGAAGCTGCGGTGA
- the tolR gene encoding protein TolR — MAMQLPSQRSGGRRAPMADINVTPLVDVMLVLLIIFMVTAPLLTAGVPVNLPDSRAKPLDQDKQPTEISLDADGKIFIAKEEVSADALPARLDAIAAGAGEGEPPQVYLRADRVLGYGQVMKVMGELNRAGLNRVALVTIGDE; from the coding sequence ATGGCGATGCAGCTTCCCTCGCAGCGCTCGGGCGGGCGCCGCGCGCCGATGGCGGACATCAACGTGACGCCGCTGGTCGACGTGATGCTGGTGCTGCTGATCATTTTCATGGTCACGGCGCCGCTGCTGACCGCGGGCGTGCCGGTGAACCTGCCCGACAGCCGCGCCAAGCCGCTCGACCAGGACAAGCAGCCGACCGAGATCTCGCTCGACGCCGACGGCAAGATCTTCATCGCCAAGGAAGAGGTGAGCGCCGACGCGCTGCCCGCGCGGCTCGACGCGATCGCCGCTGGGGCGGGCGAGGGCGAGCCGCCGCAGGTGTATCTGCGCGCAGACCGCGTGCTCGGCTACGGCCAGGTGATGAAGGTGATGGGTGAGCTCAACCGCGCCGGGCTGAACCGCGTGGCGCTGGTGACGATCGGGGACGAATAA
- the tolQ gene encoding protein TolQ, translating to MNPFFNTDAATLSPIALFLQADFVVKAVMFGLLAASVWTWAIIFMFWRKLGRTRKATEVFERDFWKAEDIDAFYKTRADEDLPSARVFAAGVAEWRRSTQGVGIDRSGTRERLATTMGAAVANEIDKLSDRLNVLATVGSVAPFVGLFGTVWGIMRSFTSIASQQNTSLAVVAPGIAEALFATAIGLFAAIPAVIAYNRFSHGINRIEARLNRFADGFHATLSRQLDREK from the coding sequence TTGAACCCGTTCTTCAATACCGACGCTGCCACCTTGTCGCCGATCGCGCTGTTCCTGCAGGCCGATTTCGTCGTCAAGGCGGTGATGTTCGGGCTGCTCGCGGCGAGCGTGTGGACCTGGGCGATCATCTTCATGTTCTGGCGCAAGCTTGGCCGGACGCGCAAAGCGACCGAGGTGTTCGAGCGCGATTTCTGGAAGGCGGAGGATATCGACGCCTTCTACAAGACGCGCGCCGACGAGGATCTGCCCAGTGCGCGTGTCTTCGCCGCGGGCGTGGCGGAGTGGCGGCGATCGACGCAGGGCGTAGGCATCGATCGCTCGGGCACGCGCGAGCGGCTGGCGACGACGATGGGCGCAGCCGTCGCGAACGAGATCGACAAATTGTCCGACCGGCTGAACGTGCTGGCGACGGTGGGCTCGGTTGCGCCGTTCGTCGGGCTGTTCGGCACGGTGTGGGGCATCATGCGCAGCTTCACCAGCATCGCAAGCCAGCAGAACACGAGCCTCGCGGTCGTCGCGCCGGGCATCGCGGAAGCGCTGTTCGCCACCGCGATCGGGCTGTTCGCGGCGATCCCGGCGGTGATCGCGTACAATCGCTTCAGCCACGGCATCAACCGGATCGAGGCGCGGTTGAACCGCTTCGCCGACGGCTTCCACGCGACGCTGTCGCGCCAGCTCGACCGCGAGAAGTGA
- the ybgC gene encoding tol-pal system-associated acyl-CoA thioesterase: METGRADLPVEGRFDGIEHRLPVRVYFEDTDLSGVVYHANYLRFMERGRSDMLRLAGVDQRAAQEAGEGAYAVASLAIRYAAPARLDDALVVATRVTAVRAASVSIHQRVMRDALVLAEADVVAALVAPSGRPRRQPRAWIDRFAALVDQGETRP; encoded by the coding sequence ATGGAGACCGGCCGCGCCGACCTGCCCGTCGAGGGGCGCTTCGACGGGATCGAGCACCGCCTGCCCGTGCGCGTCTATTTCGAGGATACCGACCTGTCGGGCGTGGTCTATCACGCCAATTACCTGCGCTTCATGGAGCGCGGTCGATCCGACATGCTGCGGCTCGCGGGCGTCGACCAGCGTGCCGCGCAGGAGGCAGGCGAGGGCGCTTATGCCGTCGCCAGCCTTGCGATCCGCTATGCCGCGCCCGCGCGGCTCGACGACGCGCTGGTCGTTGCGACGCGCGTGACGGCGGTACGCGCCGCCAGCGTCTCCATTCATCAGAGAGTCATGCGCGACGCGCTTGTGCTGGCCGAAGCGGACGTGGTGGCCGCGCTGGTCGCCCCCAGCGGGCGGCCACGGCGGCAACCGCGCGCGTGGATCGACCGTTTCGCGGCTCTCGTCGATCAGGGGGAAACAAGGCCTTGA
- a CDS encoding glycosyltransferase 61 family protein, with the protein MRDARVQATARPPGQILGGPMLGDRPAGRLLRHNRRGVPVDVFAPTLVDPVRLSGTYAYLGISFGHFGHVMAETIHRIVPTRLIEPDPRWLIAAPRGSPSSFDALPGVCRTVLAQFGIDTSNCTVIGGDAIVEELLIVEAGSDLGDGPKDWYLDQLRDHGPARITHDAGYPEKIYVSRSALGQRSGILGERVLETALATAGFHVIHAQALPLAEQLAHYANAKVALFMEGSACHGVEMFGGGALAHTILLNRRNQARCPFTPVLASRSARFDAFAGNPYLGSVVRHSSGGLAPNRGVTVLAFHALADFLFACDVADIRHVSPLTYLVAAHHDLESYLTTAVAEGETAETADADAIRAALCARIAAGGTIMPLAVRGTRQDAPPIEEPRTVRRRL; encoded by the coding sequence GTGCGCGACGCGCGCGTCCAAGCGACGGCGCGGCCCCCCGGGCAGATACTGGGTGGGCCGATGCTGGGCGATCGGCCGGCGGGCCGACTGCTGCGCCATAACCGGCGGGGCGTGCCGGTCGACGTCTTCGCGCCGACATTGGTCGATCCCGTCCGGCTGAGCGGCACGTACGCGTATTTGGGGATATCGTTCGGGCATTTCGGCCATGTGATGGCCGAAACGATCCATCGCATCGTGCCGACGCGGCTGATCGAGCCCGATCCCCGCTGGTTGATCGCTGCGCCGCGCGGCAGCCCGTCAAGCTTCGACGCGCTGCCGGGCGTCTGCCGCACGGTGCTGGCGCAGTTCGGCATCGATACGTCTAATTGCACCGTGATCGGCGGCGATGCGATCGTCGAGGAATTGCTGATCGTCGAAGCAGGATCGGATCTCGGCGATGGGCCGAAGGACTGGTATCTCGACCAGTTGCGCGATCACGGCCCGGCGCGGATCACGCACGATGCGGGCTATCCCGAAAAGATCTACGTGTCGCGGTCGGCACTGGGGCAGCGATCGGGCATCCTGGGGGAGCGAGTACTGGAAACGGCGCTGGCAACGGCTGGCTTTCATGTCATCCATGCGCAGGCGCTGCCGCTGGCGGAGCAGCTGGCCCATTATGCCAACGCCAAGGTAGCGCTGTTCATGGAAGGGTCGGCCTGCCACGGGGTCGAGATGTTCGGCGGCGGGGCGCTGGCGCATACGATCCTGCTGAACCGCCGCAACCAGGCGCGCTGCCCGTTCACGCCGGTATTGGCGAGCCGCTCGGCGCGATTCGACGCGTTCGCCGGCAACCCCTATCTCGGATCGGTCGTCCGGCATTCGTCCGGCGGCCTTGCGCCCAACCGCGGGGTGACGGTGCTGGCCTTTCACGCGCTGGCCGATTTCCTCTTCGCCTGCGACGTGGCGGATATCCGCCACGTGTCTCCGCTGACCTATCTGGTGGCGGCGCATCACGATCTAGAAAGCTATCTCACGACCGCCGTTGCCGAGGGCGAAACGGCGGAAACGGCAGATGCCGATGCGATCCGCGCGGCGTTGTGCGCCCGTATTGCGGCGGGCGGAACGATCATGCCGCTGGCGGTGCGCGGGACTCGCCAAGACGCGCCGCCGATCGAGGAACCGCGAACCGTTCGCCGCAGGCTTTAG
- a CDS encoding nitronate monooxygenase family protein, with amino-acid sequence MTDTAIDRSSSANSGAARLTRRMARGAAFLGSEVAIMAGAMSWVSERNLVAAMSNAGGFGVIACGAMTTDLLDAEIAATRALTDKPFGVNLITMHPDLMALIAVCAKHRVGHVVLAGGLPPKGSLEAIKASGAKVICFAPTPALAKKLIRSGVDALVIEGMEAGGHIGPVSTSVLAQEMLPEIAEAVPVFVAGGIGRGQAIAGYLDMGAAGVQLGTRFVCATESIAHPKFKQAFIRASARDAVASVQIDPRLPVIPVRALKNAGGELFTAKQREVAQSLDEGAVAMAEAQLAIEHYWAGALRRAVIDGDVEHGSVMAGQSVGMVTKEEPIADIIATLIDEAAQALVARAA; translated from the coding sequence ATGACCGATACCGCCATCGACCGTTCGAGTTCCGCCAATAGCGGCGCTGCCCGCCTGACCCGTCGCATGGCGCGCGGCGCGGCGTTCCTCGGCAGCGAGGTGGCGATCATGGCGGGGGCGATGAGCTGGGTGAGCGAGCGCAACCTTGTCGCCGCCATGTCCAACGCCGGCGGGTTCGGGGTGATCGCGTGCGGCGCGATGACGACCGACCTGCTCGACGCCGAGATCGCCGCGACCAGGGCGCTGACCGACAAGCCGTTCGGCGTCAATCTGATCACCATGCACCCCGATCTGATGGCGCTGATCGCGGTGTGCGCGAAGCACCGCGTCGGGCATGTCGTGCTCGCTGGCGGACTGCCGCCGAAGGGTTCGCTCGAGGCGATCAAGGCATCGGGTGCGAAGGTGATCTGCTTCGCGCCGACGCCGGCGCTGGCGAAGAAGCTGATCCGATCGGGCGTCGACGCGCTGGTGATCGAGGGGATGGAGGCGGGCGGGCATATCGGCCCGGTGTCGACCAGCGTGCTGGCGCAGGAGATGCTGCCCGAGATCGCCGAGGCGGTGCCGGTGTTCGTCGCCGGCGGGATCGGGCGCGGGCAGGCGATCGCGGGCTATCTTGATATGGGCGCGGCGGGCGTTCAGCTCGGCACGCGCTTCGTCTGCGCGACCGAGTCGATCGCGCACCCGAAGTTCAAGCAGGCGTTCATCCGCGCCTCCGCGCGTGACGCGGTGGCGAGCGTGCAGATCGATCCGCGGCTGCCTGTGATCCCGGTGCGCGCGCTGAAGAACGCTGGCGGCGAGCTGTTCACCGCCAAGCAGCGCGAGGTCGCGCAATCGCTCGACGAGGGGGCGGTGGCGATGGCGGAAGCGCAGTTGGCGATCGAACATTATTGGGCGGGCGCGCTGCGCCGCGCGGTGATCGACGGCGACGTCGAGCACGGCAGCGTGATGGCGGGCCAGTCGGTCGGCATGGTGACGAAGGAAGAGCCGATCGCCGACATCATCGCGACGCTGATCGACGAGGCGGCACAGGCATTGGTGGCGCGCGCGGCGTAA
- a CDS encoding secondary thiamine-phosphate synthase enzyme YjbQ: MRQQSSNIIVGTPGQGLHEITDRVLAWVAQAAIEEGLLTLFVRHTSASLLIQENAAPAARRDLERWVAQIAPESRGYEHDDEGPDDMPAHLRAAITATSLSIPVAGGRPVLGTWQGIYLFEHRRAQHRREIAVHLFGE, from the coding sequence ATGCGGCAACAATCGAGCAACATCATCGTCGGGACGCCCGGCCAGGGCCTGCACGAAATCACCGACCGGGTGCTGGCCTGGGTCGCGCAGGCCGCGATCGAGGAGGGCCTGCTGACGCTTTTCGTCCGCCACACCTCGGCATCGCTGCTGATCCAGGAGAACGCCGCGCCGGCCGCACGGCGCGACCTCGAGCGCTGGGTCGCGCAGATCGCCCCCGAATCGCGCGGGTACGAGCATGACGACGAGGGCCCGGACGACATGCCCGCGCACCTGCGCGCGGCCATCACCGCCACCAGCCTGTCGATCCCCGTTGCCGGCGGACGGCCGGTGCTCGGCACGTGGCAAGGCATCTACCTGTTCGAGCATCGCCGCGCGCAGCACCGCCGCGAGATTGCGGTGCATTTGTTCGGGGAATGA
- a CDS encoding aspartate kinase, producing MARIVMKFGGTSMAGIERIRSVAARVKREVAAGNEVAVVVSAMAGETDRLVNFCREASALYDAREYDVVVSAGEQITSGLLAIALQAAGVPARSWLGWQLPIDTSDAFAKARIEDIGTDALLASMGAGEVAVIPGFQGVHDNRVTTLGRGGSDTSAVAVAAAIKADRCDIYTDVDGVYTTDPRIVPRARKLAKVTYEEMLELASVGAKVLQTRSVGLAMKENVRVQVLSSFTGDTAPMADTLPGTMIVGEQEVEDVERQLITGIAHDKNEAKITLTAVPDKPGSVSAIFEPLAAANINVDMIIQNIAHGSRSTDVTFTVPAADLARSIEALNQGREAIGFGELVHDTRVAKISVVGVGMRSHAGVASTMFSTLGQRGINIQAISTSEIKVSVLIHEDETELAVRVLHTAYGLDADEAA from the coding sequence GTGGCCCGCATCGTCATGAAGTTCGGCGGCACATCGATGGCGGGGATCGAGCGGATTCGCTCGGTCGCCGCGCGGGTGAAGCGCGAAGTGGCGGCGGGCAACGAGGTGGCGGTGGTCGTCTCCGCGATGGCGGGCGAGACCGACCGGCTGGTCAATTTCTGCCGCGAGGCGAGCGCGCTGTACGATGCGCGCGAATATGACGTCGTCGTTTCCGCCGGCGAGCAGATAACCAGCGGGCTGTTGGCGATCGCGTTGCAGGCGGCGGGCGTTCCCGCGCGCTCGTGGCTCGGCTGGCAATTGCCGATCGATACCTCCGACGCCTTCGCCAAGGCGCGGATTGAGGATATCGGCACCGACGCGCTGCTCGCCAGCATGGGCGCGGGCGAGGTGGCGGTGATCCCCGGCTTCCAGGGCGTACACGACAATAGGGTCACGACGCTGGGCCGCGGCGGATCGGACACGTCGGCGGTGGCGGTGGCGGCGGCGATCAAGGCGGATCGCTGCGACATCTACACCGACGTCGACGGCGTCTACACCACCGATCCGCGCATCGTGCCGCGCGCGCGCAAGCTCGCCAAGGTGACGTACGAGGAGATGCTGGAGCTCGCTAGCGTCGGCGCCAAGGTGCTGCAGACGCGGTCGGTCGGGCTCGCGATGAAGGAGAACGTCCGCGTCCAGGTGCTCTCGTCGTTCACCGGCGATACTGCACCGATGGCGGATACGCTGCCCGGAACGATGATCGTGGGCGAACAGGAGGTTGAAGACGTGGAACGCCAGCTGATCACCGGGATCGCGCACGACAAGAACGAGGCGAAGATCACGCTGACCGCGGTGCCCGACAAGCCGGGTTCGGTCTCCGCGATCTTCGAGCCGCTCGCCGCGGCGAACATCAACGTCGACATGATCATCCAGAATATCGCGCATGGGTCGCGCTCGACCGACGTGACCTTTACCGTGCCCGCGGCCGATCTCGCCCGCTCGATCGAGGCGCTCAACCAGGGGCGCGAGGCGATCGGCTTCGGCGAGCTGGTGCACGACACGCGCGTGGCGAAGATCAGCGTCGTGGGCGTCGGCATGCGCAGCCACGCCGGCGTCGCGAGCACGATGTTCTCGACGCTGGGCCAGCGCGGAATCAACATCCAGGCGATCTCGACCAGCGAGATCAAGGTGAGCGTGCTGATCCATGAGGACGAGACCGAGCTAGCGGTGCGCGTGCTGCATACCGCCTACGGGCTGGACGCGGACGAGGCGGCCTAG
- the ubiG gene encoding bifunctional 2-polyprenyl-6-hydroxyphenol methylase/3-demethylubiquinol 3-O-methyltransferase UbiG — protein sequence MAKEWWDPRGSSAMLHRLNPVRLRYIREQADRHWDGDPASFTPLKGRTALDVGCGAGLLAEPLARLGARVTAIDAAAENVAVARLHAQTSGLVIDYRAGGIEAAAGETFDLVTCLEVIEHVADPAAFVAGLAETLAPGGLLIVSTPNRTPLSRVAMITVAEGTGQIPRGTHDWDRFVTPDELTTMLEVNGLHVRDSRGIAFSPTSGFSLSSSLALNYILAATRG from the coding sequence ATGGCGAAGGAATGGTGGGATCCGCGCGGCTCCTCCGCGATGCTTCACCGGCTCAATCCAGTTCGGCTGCGCTACATCCGCGAGCAGGCCGATCGGCACTGGGACGGCGACCCCGCGAGCTTCACACCGCTGAAGGGCCGTACCGCGCTTGACGTCGGTTGCGGTGCCGGTCTGCTCGCCGAACCGCTGGCGCGCCTCGGCGCGCGCGTCACCGCGATCGATGCTGCGGCGGAGAACGTCGCGGTAGCGCGGCTCCACGCGCAGACGAGCGGCCTGGTGATCGATTATCGCGCCGGCGGGATCGAGGCGGCAGCGGGCGAGACGTTCGATCTCGTAACCTGCCTCGAGGTGATCGAACATGTCGCCGATCCCGCCGCCTTCGTCGCGGGGCTCGCCGAGACGCTGGCTCCCGGCGGCCTGTTGATCGTGTCGACGCCCAATCGCACGCCGCTATCGCGCGTCGCGATGATTACCGTGGCCGAGGGGACCGGGCAGATTCCGCGCGGAACCCACGACTGGGACCGCTTTGTCACACCCGACGAATTGACGACGATGCTCGAGGTCAATGGCCTCCATGTCCGCGACTCCCGCGGCATCGCCTTCTCGCCTACGTCGGGGTTCAGCCTCTCATCGTCGCTCGCGCTGAACTACATCCTCGCCGCGACGCGCGGCTGA
- a CDS encoding S9 family peptidase: protein MPSKTKILLAATGIALAAATAALAAPKAPGDVPLIERTKLFGNPEKTGGLLSPDGKWISFIAPRDGVLNVWVAPAADPAAARPLTAEKIRPIRQTFWAPDSRQILFVNDKGGDENFRLYGVAVDGGAARDYTPFDKVRVMPIGESTTIKDRILIGLNNRDPRWHDVYSLDLATGKLTLVMRNDGYGGFLADDALTVRLASRPRPDGGDDWFRVVNGTVEATPLVSYGHDDSLTTAPLGITTDGKTIYWMDSRDRDTSAIMAQDAGGKMTLVAQDPRVDVRRALFNPGTGAIEAYQQDYLRSEYVPVGDAVKADLAFLKAQNKGEFTVTSRTEADDKWLVAFDPVSAPASTWVYDRRAKTLKQLYVSRPALVGAPLVPMIPTVIRSRDGLDLVSYLTLPKGVDANGDGTADRPVPMVLFVHGGPWGRDGYGYNSYHQWLANRGYAVLSVNFRASTGFGKKFLAAGNMEWGRKMHDDLLDAVDWAVKRGVTTKDKVAIMGGSYGGYATLAGLAFTPETFACGVDIVGPSNLNTLLGSIPAYWEAGKQQMYRRMGDPTTPEGQAILKERSPLFAADKIKRPLLIGQGANDPRVNIRESDQVVDAMRAKNIPVTYVVFPDEGHGFARPVNNIAFNAVTENFLAPCLGGRAEPIGDALKGSTAEIRHGANYVTGLTATN, encoded by the coding sequence ATGCCGTCCAAGACCAAGATTTTGCTCGCCGCGACCGGCATCGCGCTCGCCGCCGCCACTGCGGCGCTCGCCGCGCCAAAGGCACCGGGCGACGTGCCGCTGATCGAGCGCACCAAGCTGTTCGGCAATCCCGAGAAGACCGGCGGCCTCCTGTCGCCCGACGGCAAGTGGATCAGCTTCATCGCGCCGCGCGACGGGGTTCTCAACGTGTGGGTCGCGCCCGCAGCCGATCCCGCCGCCGCGCGCCCGCTGACCGCCGAAAAGATTCGTCCGATCCGGCAGACCTTCTGGGCGCCTGATTCGCGCCAGATCCTGTTCGTCAACGACAAGGGCGGCGACGAGAACTTCCGCCTCTACGGCGTCGCCGTCGATGGCGGCGCGGCGCGCGACTATACGCCGTTCGACAAGGTGCGCGTGATGCCGATCGGCGAGAGCACTACGATCAAGGACCGCATCCTGATCGGCCTCAACAACCGCGATCCACGCTGGCACGACGTCTACAGCCTCGATCTCGCCACCGGCAAGCTGACGCTGGTGATGCGGAACGACGGCTACGGCGGGTTCCTCGCCGACGACGCGCTCACCGTCCGGCTCGCCTCGCGCCCCCGCCCCGACGGCGGTGACGACTGGTTCCGCGTGGTGAACGGCACGGTCGAGGCGACCCCGCTCGTCTCCTACGGGCATGACGACAGCCTCACCACCGCGCCGCTCGGCATCACCACCGACGGCAAGACGATCTACTGGATGGATTCACGCGATCGCGACACCAGCGCGATCATGGCGCAGGACGCGGGCGGCAAGATGACGCTCGTCGCGCAGGATCCGCGCGTCGACGTCAGGCGCGCGCTGTTCAATCCCGGGACCGGCGCGATCGAGGCGTATCAGCAGGATTATCTGCGCAGCGAGTATGTGCCGGTGGGCGACGCTGTGAAGGCCGACCTCGCCTTCCTCAAGGCGCAGAACAAGGGCGAGTTCACGGTAACCAGCCGCACGGAGGCGGACGACAAGTGGCTCGTCGCGTTCGATCCGGTATCCGCCCCCGCCTCGACTTGGGTCTACGATCGCCGGGCGAAGACGCTGAAGCAGCTCTACGTCTCGCGCCCCGCGCTGGTCGGCGCGCCGCTCGTGCCGATGATCCCGACCGTCATCAGGTCGCGCGACGGGCTCGATCTCGTCTCCTATCTGACGTTGCCCAAGGGTGTCGACGCGAACGGCGATGGCACGGCGGACCGGCCGGTGCCGATGGTGCTGTTCGTCCACGGCGGCCCATGGGGCCGCGACGGCTACGGCTACAACAGCTACCACCAGTGGCTCGCCAACCGCGGCTACGCCGTCCTGTCGGTCAACTTCCGCGCCTCGACCGGCTTCGGCAAGAAGTTCCTCGCCGCCGGCAACATGGAATGGGGCCGCAAGATGCACGACGATCTGCTCGACGCGGTCGACTGGGCAGTGAAGCGCGGCGTCACCACCAAGGACAAGGTGGCGATCATGGGCGGCTCGTACGGCGGCTATGCTACGCTCGCGGGTCTCGCCTTCACGCCGGAGACGTTCGCCTGCGGGGTCGACATCGTCGGCCCGTCGAACCTCAACACGCTGCTCGGTTCAATCCCGGCCTATTGGGAGGCCGGCAAGCAGCAGATGTACCGCCGCATGGGTGATCCGACCACGCCGGAGGGGCAGGCGATCCTCAAGGAACGCTCGCCGCTGTTCGCCGCCGACAAGATCAAGCGGCCACTGCTGATCGGTCAGGGCGCCAACGATCCGCGCGTCAACATCCGCGAGAGCGATCAGGTGGTGGACGCGATGCGCGCCAAGAACATCCCCGTAACCTACGTCGTCTTCCCCGACGAGGGTCACGGCTTCGCGCGTCCGGTGAACAACATCGCGTTCAACGCGGTGACGGAAAATTTCCTCGCCCCCTGCCTCGGCGGCCGCGCCGAACCGATCGGCGACGCGCTGAAGGGCTCGACCGCCGAGATCCGCCACGGCGCGAACTACGTCACCGGGCTTACCGCCACGAACTGA